A genomic region of Candidatus Binataceae bacterium contains the following coding sequences:
- a CDS encoding BON domain-containing protein, translating into MNRNSSSTIFARLSVAAFAIALALAIPRAARADASTVLMNRVQYALAANTNLNGASCYVVSPGVVVLYGTVFNDKDRDLAESTARGVRGVHKVVNTLRTSTGKWLEQESRINDTLLLNGFNSVQVRVIANQAYLSGTVSSPGEEQRAIRTVSSVSNLQVVNFMRVVPGSIF; encoded by the coding sequence ATGAATCGAAATAGCAGTTCGACAATTTTCGCGCGGTTGTCTGTTGCGGCATTCGCAATCGCCCTAGCGCTCGCGATACCGCGCGCGGCTCGTGCCGACGCCAGCACCGTGCTCATGAACCGAGTGCAATACGCACTCGCCGCCAATACCAACCTCAACGGCGCCTCATGCTATGTCGTCTCGCCCGGAGTCGTCGTTCTCTACGGCACCGTCTTCAACGACAAAGATCGCGATCTCGCAGAATCGACGGCACGCGGCGTGCGCGGGGTGCATAAGGTTGTCAACACCTTGCGGACTTCGACGGGCAAGTGGCTCGAGCAGGAATCACGCATCAATGACACCTTGTTGCTCAATGGTTTCAACAGCGTGCAGGTGCGCGTAATCGCCAACCAGGCCTACCTATCCGGCACAGTGTCGAGCCCGGGCGAGGAGCAACGAGCAATACGGACGGTTAGTTCCGTGTCGAACTTGCAGGTTGTCAACTTCATGCGCGTGGTGCCGGGCTCGATTTTTTAG
- a CDS encoding efflux RND transporter periplasmic adaptor subunit, with the protein MQAERKFRTAAATWALIAAASFALLVSGCGKKPENESAPPEVTVATPETQSVTDYLEFTGNTVATDSVSLVARVEGYLDKIHFIDGATVKKGALLFTIQQAQYIAQLQQAKSQVEAQKAALWHATTELARYTRLLKQDAATQTEVDHWHYEKDTADANLKSAEAQVVIADLNLDYTSVTAPFDGRMGRHLVDPGNLVGSPGKTTVLAEINRIDPMYVYFTISERDLLRIIAINHGRNASRVTAQQIPAYFGLLNESGYPREGRLDFASISVAPTTGTLQLRAIFPNKELDVLPGLFVRVRVPAQEKRDALLVPGDAVSFDQQGEYVLVVDSKNIVERRTVKTGAQVGDRLVIEEGLKPDDKVIVEGLLQAIPGHEVNPQQASAATGSTPDAAAH; encoded by the coding sequence ATGCAAGCAGAAAGAAAATTCCGAACGGCCGCAGCGACCTGGGCGCTCATCGCGGCAGCTTCGTTCGCCCTGCTCGTCTCAGGTTGCGGCAAGAAGCCCGAGAACGAGTCGGCGCCACCAGAGGTAACGGTGGCTACGCCCGAAACTCAGTCGGTTACTGATTATCTGGAATTTACCGGCAACACCGTCGCCACCGATTCAGTATCACTGGTCGCGCGCGTCGAAGGATATCTGGATAAAATCCATTTCATCGACGGCGCGACCGTAAAAAAGGGCGCCCTGCTCTTCACGATTCAGCAAGCTCAGTACATCGCGCAATTGCAGCAGGCCAAGTCCCAGGTCGAAGCGCAGAAGGCCGCGCTCTGGCACGCAACCACCGAACTTGCCCGCTACACCAGATTGCTCAAGCAGGATGCCGCCACGCAGACCGAAGTCGATCACTGGCACTATGAGAAGGATACCGCGGACGCCAATCTCAAGAGCGCAGAGGCTCAAGTGGTAATTGCCGATCTCAACCTCGACTACACTTCGGTGACGGCGCCCTTCGACGGACGGATGGGCCGCCATCTGGTCGATCCGGGCAATCTCGTTGGTTCCCCGGGCAAGACGACCGTACTTGCCGAAATCAATCGAATCGATCCGATGTATGTCTATTTCACTATTTCCGAGCGCGACCTTCTGCGCATCATAGCCATAAATCACGGCCGCAATGCCTCGCGCGTGACCGCCCAACAAATTCCCGCTTACTTCGGTCTGCTGAACGAGTCTGGCTATCCGCGCGAAGGGCGTCTCGATTTCGCCTCGATCAGCGTCGCGCCGACCACGGGCACGCTCCAGCTGCGAGCGATATTTCCGAACAAGGAGCTCGACGTGCTTCCCGGTCTTTTCGTTCGGGTGCGAGTTCCTGCCCAGGAAAAGCGCGACGCGCTGCTGGTCCCGGGCGATGCCGTCAGCTTTGACCAGCAAGGTGAGTATGTACTCGTCGTCGACAGCAAAAATATAGTCGAGCGACGGACCGTCAAGACGGGCGCGCAGGTCGGCGACCGGCTGGTTATCGAGGAAGGTCTTAAGCCCGACGACAAGGTAATTGTCGAAGGTCTCCTCCAGGCAATTCCGGGTCACGAGGTTAATCCGCAGCAAGCGAGCGCCGCCACCGGCTCGACGCCGGATGCGGCCGCTCATTAG
- a CDS encoding DUF3313 domain-containing protein codes for MKARKATCLVVCSILAAVLASGCSETSKPGPNVMQRMEGETPALPTGNGFFGAQYSLLKPGQEGQAALGYVNPDAKWSSYDKVMLEPVEFWDGENSSVSPSDQHMLTAYFYNELKENLQTDFTLVDQGGPGVIVVQVALINAKAATPVMRSVSLVVPQIRLVNSLQSLATGSYAFVGSAEAGWKVTDAQNGELLGAALDQREGGTALSSAAQWQWGDAENAMNLWAQKTAARLEQLRTGGAASPSPAASPAAAQ; via the coding sequence ATGAAGGCTCGCAAGGCAACTTGTCTGGTGGTGTGCTCGATACTCGCGGCCGTCCTCGCCAGCGGATGCTCGGAAACCTCCAAACCGGGGCCCAACGTCATGCAGCGGATGGAGGGCGAGACGCCCGCGCTGCCGACCGGCAACGGCTTCTTCGGCGCTCAGTATTCGCTGCTCAAACCCGGGCAGGAGGGACAGGCGGCGCTGGGGTACGTCAATCCTGACGCGAAGTGGAGCTCGTACGACAAGGTGATGCTCGAGCCGGTCGAGTTTTGGGACGGCGAGAATTCGAGCGTCTCCCCTTCCGATCAACACATGTTGACGGCCTATTTCTACAATGAGTTGAAAGAGAACCTGCAAACGGACTTCACGCTGGTCGACCAGGGTGGGCCGGGGGTGATCGTGGTCCAGGTCGCGCTCATCAATGCCAAGGCGGCGACGCCCGTGATGCGCTCCGTGTCGCTGGTCGTCCCGCAAATCCGGCTGGTCAACTCGCTGCAATCACTCGCGACTGGCAGTTACGCGTTCGTCGGATCCGCGGAAGCAGGCTGGAAGGTGACCGATGCGCAAAACGGCGAGCTGCTGGGCGCGGCGCTCGATCAGCGCGAAGGCGGCACCGCGCTCAGCTCGGCAGCGCAATGGCAATGGGGTGATGCCGAAAACGCCATGAACCTGTGGGCGCAGAAGACCGCCGCGCGCCTCGAGCAACTGCGCACGGGCGGCGCGGCCTCACCCTCGCCGGCAGCAAGTCCCGCGGCGGCGCAATGA
- a CDS encoding efflux RND transporter permease subunit produces MSKFFIERPIFANVIAIVTILLGAICLYNLPIAQYPQIVPPTIQVTTSYFGASADVVANTVGIPIEAAVNGVENSIYMQSTSGSDGSYTLTVTFSIGTDLNSALALVQNSVNTALPQLPQTVRSQGVNVKKVSTNILLIESLYSDDNRFDEAFLSNYAIINLQDPIARLPGIGEVTVFGAGPYSMRVWLQPDKLKAYGLTALDVEHAVESQNVQVAAGTIGGPPAPGNQIFQFTVNTLGRLTTTEQFGNIIIKSVPPSTLRSGAKESSADIVTASVVRIKDIARVDLSQQVYTVFSTLSGKRAAHIAVFALPGANALEVAQETRDLMAQMSKTFPQGLKYTSLYDTTIFINESISAVYQTLIEAGVLVLIVIILFLQNFRAMLVPATTVPVTIIGAFAAMALLGFTVNLMTLFALILAIGIVVDDAIVIVENASHYIETGLTPKDAAIKAMGELTGPVLGITLVLTSVFLPASFLPGITGQMFRQFALVIAATAMISALNALTLKPTQCALYLRPIPKGKTKNWFYRGFNRGYEKVEEHYITIVRWMVNHPAKMILAFFSLVGLAAAAFSVYPTALMPLEDQGYCIVIAQLPAGSSQPRVRKVSDQISSILKTSEGIKGWVTIGGYSAMDSAKLSSVITVFTIYQDWDKRPPGFTQEKILIELQHKMAAVRAAAVRVLPPSPIPGLGNAFGFQMMVEDRGTNGLQELQKAVMQILGRAQKQQGFLRTGFTTFSANSPQIYLDINRVMARSLGVTINDVFKTLQTYLGSSYVNQFNQFNQSFQVRLQAGADYRIKLRDIGELYVANRDQQMVPLGAVLDVHRVLGSELDTRYNLYPAASITGIPMPTYSSGQALSIMEGFAGQVLPQSMDYEWTGLSYQEKLIGNQAYFIFALSITLVFLVLAAQYESWTDPAAVILTVPMALVGIIVALFIRKFPVDLYTQIGLVLMIALAAKNAILIVEFARELRSEMSVVNAAVEAARRRFRPILMTSTAFILGVVPLLTASGAGSASQQSLGTVVFGGMLASTLLAIPFVPVFYIAVQRVGGGEQPEPAKPQSAAAPVKS; encoded by the coding sequence ATGAGCAAATTCTTCATCGAGCGGCCGATTTTCGCGAACGTGATCGCGATAGTCACAATCCTGCTCGGTGCGATCTGCCTATACAACCTGCCCATAGCGCAGTATCCGCAAATCGTGCCGCCGACGATCCAGGTCACGACCTCCTACTTCGGCGCGAGCGCCGACGTCGTCGCCAACACCGTCGGCATTCCAATCGAGGCCGCGGTGAATGGGGTCGAAAACTCGATCTACATGCAGTCAACCTCGGGAAGCGACGGCAGCTACACCCTCACCGTCACTTTTTCGATCGGCACCGATCTCAATTCCGCGCTCGCCCTGGTGCAGAACTCCGTTAATACCGCGCTCCCACAATTACCGCAGACCGTCCGTTCACAGGGCGTCAATGTAAAGAAGGTCAGCACCAATATACTGCTGATCGAAAGCCTCTACTCAGACGATAATCGATTCGACGAGGCTTTTCTCAGTAACTACGCGATCATCAATTTGCAGGATCCTATCGCGCGACTGCCCGGTATCGGCGAGGTAACAGTGTTCGGGGCCGGACCGTACAGCATGCGCGTGTGGCTTCAGCCCGACAAGCTCAAGGCCTACGGCCTCACGGCGCTCGATGTCGAACACGCGGTTGAATCGCAGAACGTGCAGGTCGCCGCCGGCACGATCGGCGGTCCGCCCGCTCCTGGGAACCAGATATTTCAATTTACGGTAAATACCCTCGGCCGCCTTACCACTACCGAACAGTTCGGCAATATCATCATCAAGAGTGTCCCGCCGTCGACTCTGCGAAGTGGCGCAAAGGAGAGCTCTGCGGATATCGTCACCGCCTCGGTCGTTCGGATTAAGGACATTGCGCGCGTCGATCTTAGTCAGCAGGTTTACACCGTATTCTCAACTTTGAGCGGCAAGAGAGCCGCGCATATCGCCGTCTTCGCACTCCCTGGCGCCAACGCACTCGAAGTCGCCCAGGAGACCCGGGATCTGATGGCGCAGATGAGCAAAACGTTTCCGCAGGGTCTCAAATACACTTCGCTCTACGACACGACGATCTTTATTAACGAATCGATCAGCGCGGTGTATCAGACGCTAATCGAAGCCGGCGTGCTGGTTCTGATCGTCATTATTCTTTTTCTGCAGAATTTCCGCGCGATGCTCGTGCCGGCGACCACGGTTCCAGTGACTATCATCGGCGCGTTCGCTGCGATGGCTTTGCTCGGCTTCACAGTCAACCTGATGACGCTGTTCGCTTTGATTCTCGCGATCGGCATCGTGGTTGACGATGCGATCGTGATCGTCGAGAACGCGTCTCATTATATAGAGACTGGACTTACGCCCAAGGATGCCGCGATCAAAGCGATGGGCGAGCTGACCGGCCCGGTGCTTGGAATCACGCTAGTACTGACCTCGGTGTTTTTGCCGGCCTCGTTTCTGCCGGGCATCACCGGGCAGATGTTTCGCCAGTTCGCGCTGGTTATCGCGGCGACGGCGATGATCAGCGCGCTCAACGCGCTGACCTTGAAGCCAACGCAGTGCGCCCTCTACTTGCGGCCGATTCCGAAGGGCAAAACGAAGAACTGGTTCTATCGCGGATTCAATCGCGGCTACGAAAAGGTCGAGGAGCACTACATAACAATCGTGCGCTGGATGGTAAACCATCCGGCCAAAATGATCCTGGCGTTCTTCTCACTCGTCGGACTTGCGGCCGCCGCTTTCTCTGTTTATCCGACCGCCCTGATGCCGCTCGAGGACCAGGGGTATTGCATTGTTATTGCGCAATTACCGGCGGGTTCGTCGCAGCCTCGCGTGCGCAAAGTGTCCGATCAAATCAGCTCGATCCTCAAGACCTCGGAAGGGATCAAGGGTTGGGTGACGATCGGGGGATATTCGGCAATGGACAGCGCAAAGCTGTCCAGCGTCATTACTGTATTCACGATCTACCAGGACTGGGACAAGCGGCCGCCCGGGTTCACCCAGGAAAAGATTTTAATCGAGCTCCAGCATAAGATGGCAGCAGTGCGGGCGGCGGCGGTGCGCGTGCTGCCTCCTTCGCCTATTCCTGGACTAGGTAATGCGTTTGGCTTCCAAATGATGGTCGAGGACCGCGGCACCAACGGGTTACAGGAATTGCAAAAGGCGGTCATGCAGATTCTCGGTCGCGCTCAGAAGCAGCAAGGATTCCTGCGTACCGGCTTCACGACCTTCAGCGCCAACAGTCCGCAAATCTATCTCGACATAAATCGGGTGATGGCGCGCTCGCTGGGTGTCACCATCAATGACGTATTCAAGACGCTCCAGACCTACCTCGGATCGAGTTACGTCAACCAGTTCAATCAATTCAACCAGAGCTTCCAGGTCCGCCTGCAGGCAGGCGCCGACTATCGCATCAAGCTACGCGACATCGGCGAGCTTTACGTCGCCAACAGAGATCAGCAGATGGTCCCGCTCGGCGCGGTGCTGGATGTGCATCGCGTGCTCGGGTCTGAACTCGACACGCGCTACAATCTTTACCCCGCCGCATCGATCACCGGCATTCCGATGCCGACCTACAGTTCCGGCCAGGCGCTCAGCATCATGGAAGGTTTCGCCGGCCAGGTACTGCCGCAATCGATGGACTACGAATGGACCGGGCTCTCCTACCAGGAAAAGCTGATCGGCAACCAGGCTTATTTCATCTTCGCGCTTTCGATCACGCTCGTGTTCCTGGTCCTCGCCGCACAATATGAGAGCTGGACGGACCCCGCCGCCGTAATACTCACTGTCCCGATGGCACTGGTTGGGATTATCGTCGCGTTGTTCATTCGCAAATTCCCAGTCGATCTGTATACGCAGATCGGACTAGTGCTGATGATCGCGCTGGCCGCGAAGAATGCGATTCTTATCGTCGAGTTCGCGCGCGAGCTGCGCTCGGAAATGTCGGTGGTTAATGCGGCGGTCGAAGCCGCGCGGCGGCGCTTCCGGCCCATTCTGATGACTTCCACGGCGTTCATCCTGGGTGTGGTTCCCCTTTTGACCGCGTCGGGCGCCGGCTCGGCGAGCCAGCAGTCGCTGGGCACTGTGGTTTTCGGCGGCATGCTGGCCTCGACGCTCCTGGCCATTCCGTTCGTGCCGGTCTTTTATATCGCAGTGCAGCGTGTCGGGGGCGGCGAGCAGCCTGAACCCGCGAAGCCCCAGTCCGCAGCGGCGCCGGTAAAATCATGA
- a CDS encoding efflux transporter outer membrane subunit: MAAGYDTRAFVLTVLITVIALGGVGCMIGPNYKRPPAPLAQQWNEVGDASVNTNSEEYADWWNVFNDAVLSHLIQIAYAQNLTLRTAGVRVLESRAQLGLAIGEFYPQQQFITAGVSYNRIPIAIPYNLLSNTYWTDSFGAQASWEIDVWGKLRRNIQSADDAFLASVATYDDALVTLTGDVAATYIQVETLAKQVAIAKENVERQKGILKIVIARHDAGVVTGRDVYQAENVLGQTEASIPQLTAQLQQSKNALAVLLGMPPGSLDQLLANSKGIPVAPDSVSVGIPADLLRRRPDLREAELQAAAQCAQIGVAKADLLPAFTLFGNVSTVGTNVGRGLESVFNGASLAYSVGPQVQWNLLNYGQITNNVRVQDAKYQELLIDYQNAVLVAQKDVENGLSAYVESREAVGYLKYSVKAAEGALNIVTIQYREGTLDFTAVLLAEQNLLAAQNALAQAEGAVPQGLVATYRAMGGGWQIRDGNDFVPRATQNEMANRTYWGRLLTPDLMKPKAPGLPSPKDERFPVQLPE, from the coding sequence TTGGCGGCAGGATACGATACCAGAGCGTTCGTCCTGACCGTGCTGATCACGGTCATCGCGTTGGGCGGCGTGGGATGCATGATCGGGCCGAATTACAAACGCCCGCCTGCGCCGCTCGCCCAACAATGGAACGAAGTCGGCGACGCTTCGGTGAACACCAATAGCGAAGAATATGCTGACTGGTGGAATGTCTTTAACGATGCGGTTCTATCGCACCTGATCCAGATCGCGTACGCGCAAAACCTCACGCTTCGAACGGCCGGGGTCCGGGTTCTCGAATCGCGCGCGCAGTTGGGACTCGCGATCGGTGAATTCTACCCGCAGCAGCAATTTATAACCGCGGGGGTTTCATACAATCGAATCCCGATCGCGATCCCCTACAACCTCCTCAGCAATACCTACTGGACGGATTCGTTTGGCGCCCAGGCTTCATGGGAGATCGATGTGTGGGGCAAGTTGCGGCGCAACATCCAATCGGCCGATGATGCTTTCCTCGCCTCCGTAGCCACCTATGACGATGCTCTGGTCACTCTCACCGGCGACGTGGCCGCGACCTATATTCAGGTTGAAACGCTCGCCAAACAGGTCGCGATCGCCAAAGAAAATGTCGAACGCCAGAAGGGCATCCTGAAAATTGTAATCGCCCGTCACGATGCCGGCGTCGTCACCGGGCGCGATGTCTATCAAGCCGAAAACGTGCTGGGGCAGACCGAAGCCAGCATCCCGCAATTGACTGCCCAGCTTCAGCAATCGAAGAACGCGCTCGCCGTGTTGCTCGGGATGCCGCCGGGAAGTCTCGACCAACTGCTCGCGAATTCCAAGGGCATCCCTGTCGCACCGGACTCGGTCAGCGTCGGAATTCCCGCCGATCTGCTGCGCCGCCGCCCCGACCTGCGCGAGGCCGAATTGCAGGCCGCCGCGCAATGCGCACAAATCGGGGTCGCCAAGGCGGATTTGCTGCCGGCCTTCACGCTCTTCGGCAACGTCAGCACCGTTGGCACCAATGTCGGACGCGGTCTGGAGAGCGTCTTCAACGGCGCCAGCCTTGCCTACTCGGTCGGACCTCAAGTGCAATGGAACCTGCTCAACTACGGGCAGATTACCAATAATGTCCGCGTCCAGGACGCCAAGTACCAGGAATTACTAATTGACTATCAGAACGCGGTACTCGTCGCGCAAAAAGACGTTGAAAACGGATTGTCAGCATACGTCGAGTCACGCGAGGCGGTTGGCTACCTCAAATACAGCGTCAAGGCGGCGGAGGGCGCGCTCAATATCGTCACGATTCAGTATCGGGAAGGCACCCTCGATTTCACCGCGGTCCTGCTGGCTGAGCAGAATCTGCTCGCCGCGCAGAACGCGCTTGCTCAGGCCGAAGGGGCGGTACCGCAAGGGCTGGTCGCAACCTATCGCGCGATGGGCGGCGGATGGCAGATTCGCGATGGTAATGATTTCGTCCCGCGTGCCACGCAAAACGAAATGGCGAATCGTACGTACTGGGGGCGGCTCCTTACGCCGGATCTGATGAAGCCCAAGGCGCCGGGACTTCCCTCGCCAAAGGATGAACGGTTCCCGGTTCAGTTACCTGAGTAA
- a CDS encoding efflux RND transporter permease subunit has protein sequence MSKFFIERPILANVIAIVTILLGAVCLYTLPISQYPQIVPPTIQVSTNYPGASAQVVATTVGIPIEQGVNGVEGSIYMQSTSGSDGTYILTVTFAVGTDLNSAIALVQNAVNGALSQLPEAVQTQGVSVQKVSTNVLLIGSLYSDDNRFDETFLSNYAIINLQNPIARLPGVGQVQVLGAGPYSMRIWLDPLKLKAYGLTVLDVQQAIKNQNIQVAAGQLGGPPVASSQIFQFTVNTLGRLSDVSEFENIVIKAHPPTTLETQSQITEEVGQTAAVVRIKDVAKVELSQEVYSTFSGLSGKRAAQLNVYTLPGANALKVAQEVRSLMDQMSRKFPQGLKYTALLDTSTFIKDSISGVYSALIEAGILVLIVIIMFLQNFRAMLVPATTVPVTIIGAFAAMALLGFTVNLMTLFALILAIGIVVDDAIVIVENTSHYIETGIAPKDAAIKAMGELTGPVMGITLVLTSVFLPASFLPGITGQMFRQFALVIASTAIISAMGALTLSPTQCALYLKPVPKDKKVNWLFRGFNTVYGAIETRYVSIVRWMANRTKQMALLFFGIVFCAAALFAHHPTAFLPTEDQGYCLVVARLPQGASQPRMRDLSVSIDGILKQTPGIKGWITSGGFSVLDSANLSNVITVYAMYEDWDKRPNDLSQADIVADLRERFRSIHKATFTVVIPPPIPGLGQSGGFEMLVEDRASLGLRELQQAAQRIIAKANEDPGLRGVTTTFSANSPQLELDINRTMAESLGVTINDVFSTLQTYLGSTYVNQFNKFNQSFQVRLQAEADYRKQISDIGNLYAQNKDGQMVPLGALLDVHRVLGSELLTRYNLYPAVPVIGSPAPGYSSGQALDAMEDTAKANMPMGMAYDWTGLAYQERLTGSQAYFIFALSITLVFLVLAAQYESWTDPAAVILTVPMALVGIVAALIVRRFASDLYTQIGLVLMIALAAKNAILVVEFARELKAGGMSPVDAAVEAAHRRFRPIMMTSIAFILGTVPLLTASGAGAASQQSLGTVVFGGMLASTMLAIPFVPVFYIVMEGVSELLSGGKTSEPAAVESATHKVAD, from the coding sequence ATGTCGAAGTTTTTCATCGAGCGCCCAATTCTGGCGAACGTTATCGCGATCGTGACGATCCTGCTCGGCGCGGTCTGCCTCTACACCCTGCCAATTTCGCAATATCCGCAAATCGTCCCGCCGACGATTCAGGTCAGCACCAACTACCCTGGCGCGAGCGCCCAGGTCGTCGCCACTACTGTAGGTATCCCGATCGAGCAAGGCGTCAACGGCGTCGAAGGCTCGATCTATATGCAGTCGACGAGCGGCAGCGACGGCACCTACATCCTCACAGTCACTTTTGCCGTCGGCACGGACCTGAATTCGGCAATTGCGCTGGTTCAAAATGCCGTCAATGGCGCCCTTTCGCAGTTGCCCGAGGCAGTACAGACTCAGGGCGTCAGCGTCCAGAAAGTCAGCACCAATGTACTACTCATCGGAAGTCTATATAGCGATGACAATCGCTTCGACGAAACTTTCCTCAGTAACTACGCGATCATCAACCTGCAAAATCCAATTGCGCGTCTGCCCGGCGTCGGCCAGGTCCAGGTCCTCGGCGCCGGCCCCTACAGCATGCGCATCTGGCTCGATCCGCTGAAGCTCAAGGCCTACGGCCTGACTGTTTTGGACGTGCAGCAGGCAATCAAGAATCAAAACATCCAGGTCGCGGCGGGACAGCTCGGCGGTCCGCCGGTGGCTTCGAGCCAGATATTCCAGTTTACCGTTAATACGTTGGGGCGCCTGTCCGATGTCAGCGAATTCGAGAACATAGTAATCAAGGCGCATCCGCCCACGACGCTCGAGACGCAAAGCCAGATCACTGAGGAGGTCGGTCAAACCGCGGCCGTAGTCCGGATTAAGGATGTCGCCAAGGTCGAGTTAAGCCAGGAGGTTTACTCGACGTTCTCGGGCTTGTCGGGCAAAAGAGCCGCTCAGCTCAACGTCTACACCTTGCCTGGCGCCAACGCCCTCAAGGTCGCACAGGAAGTGCGCTCCTTGATGGACCAGATGAGCCGCAAGTTTCCGCAGGGACTGAAATATACCGCGCTGCTCGACACTTCGACTTTTATCAAAGACTCGATCAGCGGCGTCTATTCCGCCCTGATCGAAGCCGGCATCCTGGTTCTGATCGTCATCATAATGTTCCTGCAGAATTTCCGCGCGATGCTGGTGCCGGCGACCACCGTGCCGGTCACGATCATCGGCGCCTTCGCGGCGATGGCGCTGCTGGGATTTACCGTCAACCTGATGACGCTGTTTGCGCTGATTCTCGCCATCGGCATTGTCGTCGATGACGCTATCGTCATAGTTGAAAACACTTCGCACTACATAGAAACGGGCATTGCGCCAAAAGACGCGGCGATCAAGGCGATGGGCGAGCTGACCGGTCCCGTGATGGGGATCACGCTCGTGCTTACGTCGGTCTTTCTCCCGGCGTCGTTTCTGCCCGGGATCACGGGCCAGATGTTTCGTCAGTTCGCGCTCGTTATCGCGTCAACCGCGATTATCAGCGCGATGGGCGCTCTTACTTTGAGCCCTACTCAGTGCGCGCTCTACTTGAAGCCCGTGCCGAAGGACAAGAAAGTCAACTGGCTATTTCGCGGCTTTAATACCGTCTATGGCGCGATCGAGACGCGCTACGTATCCATCGTGCGATGGATGGCGAATCGCACCAAGCAGATGGCGCTGCTGTTCTTCGGCATAGTGTTCTGCGCCGCCGCCCTCTTCGCACATCATCCCACCGCCTTCCTGCCCACCGAAGACCAGGGATACTGCCTCGTGGTCGCCCGGCTGCCGCAGGGCGCCTCGCAGCCGCGGATGCGTGACCTTTCCGTCTCAATCGACGGCATCCTCAAGCAAACCCCTGGCATCAAGGGCTGGATCACGAGCGGTGGATTCTCAGTTCTCGATTCCGCGAACCTCTCCAACGTCATTACTGTCTATGCAATGTACGAGGACTGGGATAAACGCCCCAATGATCTGAGTCAGGCAGATATCGTCGCTGATCTTCGCGAAAGGTTCCGGTCGATCCATAAAGCGACCTTTACCGTCGTCATCCCACCACCGATTCCCGGTCTGGGGCAATCCGGCGGATTCGAAATGCTGGTGGAAGACCGCGCGAGTCTCGGCCTGCGCGAACTCCAGCAAGCCGCGCAACGCATAATCGCCAAAGCCAATGAGGATCCCGGACTGCGCGGCGTCACCACGACTTTCAGCGCCAACAGTCCTCAGCTCGAACTGGATATCAACCGGACGATGGCCGAATCGCTCGGCGTTACGATCAACGACGTATTTTCGACTCTTCAAACCTACCTCGGCTCGACTTATGTCAACCAGTTCAACAAATTCAACCAGAGTTTCCAGGTCAGGCTCCAGGCCGAGGCTGACTATCGGAAACAGATCTCGGATATAGGCAATCTCTACGCCCAGAACAAAGATGGACAGATGGTTCCGCTTGGCGCGCTGCTCGACGTTCATCGCGTGCTCGGGTCGGAGCTGCTGACCCGGTACAACTTGTATCCCGCCGTTCCGGTCATCGGCTCACCTGCCCCCGGCTACAGCTCGGGACAGGCGCTTGACGCAATGGAAGACACGGCGAAGGCAAACATGCCGATGGGCATGGCATATGACTGGACCGGGCTCGCCTACCAGGAGCGGCTGACTGGCAGTCAAGCGTACTTTATATTTGCGCTCTCCATCACATTGGTATTTTTGGTTCTCGCCGCGCAATACGAAAGCTGGACCGACCCGGCTGCGGTCATACTCACTGTGCCGATGGCGCTTGTTGGTATCGTCGCAGCTTTAATCGTCAGACGGTTTGCGAGCGATCTCTATACTCAGATCGGTCTGGTCCTGATGATCGCGCTGGCCGCGAAGAATGCGATCCTCGTCGTCGAATTCGCGCGCGAACTCAAGGCCGGGGGAATGTCTCCGGTCGATGCGGCCGTCGAAGCTGCGCATCGGCGCTTCCGACCGATCATGATGACTTCGATCGCTTTCATCCTCGGTACCGTTCCCCTGCTGACCGCGAGCGGCGCCGGTGCGGCGAGTCAGCAGTCGCTGGGCACAGTGGTTTTCGGCGGGATGCTGGCTTCGACGATGCTGGCGATTCCGTTCGTACCGGTGTTCTACATCGTGATGGAAGGCGTCAGTGAGCTCCTGAGTGGCGGCAAGACGAGCGAACCGGCGGCCGTCGAGAGCGCAACGCATAAGGTCGCCGATTGA